GTCCCGAAACGGAAATTCTCCTAGCGCTTAAGCTACCCGAGCCATTTGCCTAACTGGGCAATGGTCCTGTAGTGAGCTGCAGCACCGGTCAGCGGGATTGTCATCCTTGCAGGCCTAGCCCCGAGCCCTCGCAGCCCAAAAAGATTGGGGCACTTCCCGGTCGGAGGTGGCTCATTTTAGATCAGTGACTAACGGCCTGTGTTCAGTCTCGAGAGTTAGGACGTATTTAACATCTTTTCATACATCTCGTCGAGCTTCACAACTCACTATCATTGTTACATTGCCCAAAGGTCTctatttctttaccttacTCATCAAAGGTGAGCAGTCACAAATCTCCCTCGAAGGGGAATTCTGATTCTCATGTCCAATTGCTAAAGCTTTTCATGATAGTATAGGCGATGGATGTCAGCAAACACATCACCTCGCTACTTGCGGGACAGTCTCCTGTAGTAGGGGCCGTGCTTGTCGCTGTCGTCGCATTGGCGCTTCTGATGTTGATCGTGCCGAAAGACAATATCCCTGTTATCAACAAATATCCCAACGACTGGTTCTTGAGCAAGGCTCATATGGCCTTCATCACTAATGCGGATGGCCTCATCAAACAGGGGTTTGCCAAGGTGCGCGAAAGCTCGTCTTCCATGGCTTATGTAGAAAAGGTGAACTGACAAATAAACCAGTTTAATAAGCCTTTCCGCATGATCACACTTTTGGGAGATAGGATTGTCCTCCCTGCCGACCATTTCGAATGGATGAGACGTCATGGTCCTCACCTCGATCACCAACCGCTGGTGTCCAAGGTACAAACACTTACCTCTCGGGCTTTTCCATTAGCCATTGACTAACTGTCTATATCTAGGACTTTTTCGCAGGATACCCTGGCTTTGATGGCACGGCAGCCATATCGGACCCATCTAAACTTTTGGCCAAtgttatcaagaagaagcttgttcAAAACCCCCGTGAGCCCAACCATTTACCCTCGTCTTGGTGTAAGCATGCTGACTCGAGGCTTCCTAGATGTTAGCAAGCTTCACAACATGGTGCGAAAAGACATAGTGGCAGCTTGGCCGGGACAGAGTGATGGTACGTATGGCATATTTTGAGCATCTACCAATTCTGTGATCTATGAGCATCGACTGATAGCGAACATAGCATGGAAGGCAGTCGACTGGGCCAAGGATGGTGTCAGCTTTATCAGCCGAATGTCCGCGTCCGTCTTTGTTGGCGAGGAGCTGTCGCGCGACGAGACATGGCAGCAGGTCAGCACTAACTACGGCATGACTGTGTTCCTTGCAGCTCGCGCGTTGCGAGCCTGGCCGCGATTTTTGAGACCTATTGTACAATGGTTCCTCCCCGCTTGCAAGAGCTGTAGAGCAGAAGTTCAACGTGCTCGCGAAGTCTTGCAGAAGAACCTTGCTAAAAGAGCGGCCGAGGACAAAGAGCACGACGATTCTATTACCTGGTTCGGTGAGATCGCGGGCGGTAAGAGCTATGATCCTGTCGCCGCCCAGCTTGGAATGTCTATGGCTGCTGTTGTGACTACATCGGAGCTACTGAAGCAGACTATCATTGAGATTTGCGCTCACGACCTGGCGACTCCCCTCCGAGAGGAGATAGAAGCCGTGGTTGCCGAGCATGGATGGACTCCTGCTGCTCTGACCAACATGCGCCTGCTCGACAGTGTCATCAAGGAGACACAGAGGTTAAACTCTGCAGTTATAGGTAGGTTGATACGACGCTCGCcccagcatcagcatcatatTAACATATTACAGTCAATCTCGACCGTCAGGTCCTGTCGCCGGTCACCCTGCCTAACGGCCAGTACCTACCCAAAGGCACTGCCATCTCAATCTATATGTCGCAGCTCCGCAACCCCGAGGTATATGACAACCCAGATACTTTTGATGCATACCGTTATGTGAAGCTTCGTGCGCAGGGCGGGAAGTGGATCTACGCCAGTTCGGCTACCTCCACGAGTGAGGATCATTTTGTGTTTGGTATTGGTAAACCTATTTGCCCAGGACGATTCTTTGCTATCGCCGAGATAAAGACAGCTATTGCTACCATCCTGCTAGACTATGATCTGCGTCTAGCTGAGGGATATACACCCAAGCTGATGCCGTTTGGCTTTGAGTTGTTTGCGGATCCAGGTGTCCAATTGGAGGTCAAGCGGAGATCATAGATTTTAGTACAAGTCATCAGACAGTGAAGATGAATATTACCATGCTTAGTTGGCTTGTGTCTTACGATATTGCTCCCAATATGCCCATGTAGCTTCTTTGTGATACACAAATTATCACCCACCAAGTATGCCCTCCTCTGTCCTCCAGCCCTAAGCCATCAATCTAGATACACTGTAGCAAAGGGTTCAAAGGCTGTTCTTTTGGAGTAACTAATACAATCAAACTTTGCGATTTATCATCTATGTCAACCACTGCTATTCTATTCTAAAGTAGGTGAGAGTGACAAGGCAGCGCTATCGAATGCTTCATGGTAAGGGGCCCAAACCTGGCGGATAGAGCTGAAACAGTCACCATCTCTACCTCGGCATATTACACCAGTCAAaagactcttcttcaactaTCTCGCTGAATTTTCCACTTTGGGACTCACTTACTGAGCTTTGTTCGACCCCGAGAGCTGCCTTAGCCTCCTCAGCCCCAAGGCCAAGCGGCTTCATGCAGcagaataataataataatagagaaaactactattaaaatactcGTGTAACATCTTTCATGTATGCAATAGGCTTAAGCCCTCCCCCAGAAAGATCAGAATTTCTTGAGTGAACATGTCCTGCCATCTTGTGTTCCCCGAAGCTGCAGTCAGGAAGCCACAACAGGGTGGCGATGTTTGTGCCCAAAGCTTCAGCGCATTGTCTCACCCGATTTGTCGAGGGCTCGATTCGTGCTCGGATTGAATGGATATAATTTTCGTCAGAGGATGGCTCAGCCTTCAAAGTGCACGAGCCATGCATGACTTATATTGTATAAGTCTCTTCCTTTCGCCGGTTGATAAGAACTGCTTTTCAAGCCTTATTCTTCATCAATACTACGCTGTGCCTCTCgagtgaagatggaagaaacACCAAGATCTACCAATGCCAACGATCACATGGCTACGTTGCAGCCACTACTGGAAGCCGAACCGCcttcatcagcatcttctaATGTTGCACCCACTGGGAAGCTCGATACGACATCGGAGAAAGAAAGCAAAAGTAGCAGTAAATGGTCACTTTTCTTAGCTCAACAGGGACTTGAAATTACTTCATTATCTCTCAGCCTGATAGCCTTCGGGCTAGTGATCTATCTTCTGTACCAGTCGGCTGAAGAGCCGATATCCATATGGAACAAAATTAAGTGCAGTTTCATTCACAGGATCTGACAATAAGACCATAGAGTTCATGGCCAGACGCTTCTCAATCGATATCCAGGGGGACATGGGTATGAAAGCAGCCATATGGAATGGGTTCTAACTCTTCACCGCCCCGCAGAACCTGAGGCCAGCCTTCGCTTGTCCAACCGGGAACTGTACATGGCCCATTTTCCCCTCCATCGCTGCTTGTTCCAAGTATCATGATGTATCAAAATATGTCACCAAGTCAACTGGACCAGTGAAACTCCCTTCAAATATCTACAATTCCGGAGCAAATGGCCAGGAGTGGATGTTGGAGCCTGGGGAAAGTCTGCCTGAAGTGAGCAACCCCAGTCCACACGCTGACTTGAGAAACGGCCGGAATTTTTCTTTCGTCAAACATGAGATTCCACAGCTGGATCTTAGAATTTCTAACTATAATGGGAGTCCCCGCTGCCGGGTCTTGTTCGAATAACGCCCCCGATACTTACCTATCAGCTCGTGTAACAACCAATCCAGGGCAGACCCTGACATTTGGCAATATCAGACCCTTCTCATGGCTATACAATACCTGGCTTCAAGTGAGACTTGGCTTAATAACAGAACCACCTGGGAAAACACAAGAGTTAGTGCCCGGGAGTGTTCATTATCACTCTGCGTGAAACAGTATCACAATGTACTATCCCAGGGAGTCTTGCAAGAAACTGTTGCCTATTCATGAGCGGAGAGAGAGCCCGCGTCTCACAcaaacgatgatgaggatgtaaAAGCTTTCATGAGATACACGAATCATAGTCTGGACATGGGCATCAAATTAGCACGACTATCTGATCTTCAGATCAAGATTCCGGACGGGGACTACAAGCGACAAGCCTCCAACCTACAGCAACAGTACTTCAACATTACACAGCTTACCATAATAGCACTTTACAATGTCTTGAGTGACGGCTTCGGCATAATTCGTAATTACAATGCCATTGAGGATCTTTCCAGGCCATATATTGACATATCATCCACAAAGCTCATGTATCCAGCATTGGGAATGGGCCAGCCAAATGCTGGTCTCATGTCTGGGCTTGGGAGATCGAACGATATCCCATCAACCATAAATAACGTCGCACTCAGCCTGACGAAGTGGATACGAGATCGAGAGCTGGAGACAAGTCCAATGAGAGGGAAGCCACACGTATGGTTATCATTACACATGTTCGATGGAATTGCTTGTGGTTTCCTGGTGCAAGTCTGATAACAGGAATAGTATTTGTGACTCTGTGTATGTGGGAGACGCAGAAGCTAAAGAATTCAGCCCTAAGGGATATTTTATTGGCGACTTTGGCATGTACGCCGGATGAAGACTTGCGGTTGCGCCTGGAACAGGCTGCTGTGAATGGTAAACTACAAGAGATTGGGAGAAAGGTGAAGGTTCACTGAGAGGAAGATGTAAAGATGAAGACAAGATAAATGATTCGCTATGATTGAATTTAGAcagataatatctattttGAGTCAGGGAGCTCCAGAATGACACGTCTATACCTTCGGATCGGATATGATcccttgttgttggtgaccTGAAGGATAACATGCCATTCCTTATCGACTGAACTGGGCTGCTCCTCTTCCCAACCAGTCAAGTTGGTAGAGATTCTGACCATTGGTCCCAACGCCGCATTGCTAAAACCTGCTTCGTTCACAGAGAGTGTGCCATTTGTTCCTGTTGGTGGCGCCAATGCCTCAACGGAGAAGAAATTGGCAGCGAGACTTGTCAACATTGGTGATGCGCACTCAGCATAAGAGTACCATTCAAAGTCCAGCCCAGAAGAATCGTCTTGACTATCGGTATCGATGGTATTGCTGGCATCCAAGAAAATAGCGTCCTCGGGGCCAACCTTGAATCGCAGGGGCTCACTACCCGTGGATTCATTGACATTAATGCTCGGCGGGTGAGCGCCCTCTTCAAAGCTATCAACCAGGGTCCACTGCATACGAGCAGCAAAGTCGTCTTGGTACGCATCGCGCCAGCGCCAGATAGTAGCATAAGGACTGAACCAGCTTTgacctttggtgttgatcaaAGCATCCCCAGATGTGCCATATTCGTTAATGTCTGTGTCTTCTGTAACGCGAGTATATCGACCTCCCCAGCCTCCATAATCCGGTCTACCAGGAACATTCAGGCCATTTTGGATATTCCAAATAAAACTGGGACTGTCTCCTTCCATTGTATAGATAATCTTAGGGTATTCCGCTCCAAGAGGGCCCAGACGAATGTTTGGGGTAAGCCAGCCGTCTGTCACTTTTGTAGTGTTGGCTGCCCCATTATCGGCAGTGGATATACCGGTCCATGTTCCAAGACGATATTCGCGATAGCCGTGGacattgacgatgaagaagacatctGGCCATTTGACTCGAATGTAAGCACCCGTATCATCCTGGTCCGAGATTGAGTAAACCCTTAGTCGAGATCGAAGGTTGGTAGCTTCTTTCTTGCTATTTGTCTTTTCAATGTGCTGCAGCGCTTGAGCTAGAGTGTTAGCTCCACCCCAAAGACTAACATGGAGTGGCTCTTGGGACTCTTGAAGACGCTTCACAAGGAGTTTGGCGCCATCGCTGATGGGCTCCTTAAGGGCTGCTCGTCCATATGACTGATATGATTAGCTTGCGAAACTATTAGactgtcaagaagctcacgcGAGGCCCAGATGAGATCTGCTTCAGTAGCTCCTCAGGTTTTGGATATTGATTGTCGGGGTGAACATGCTGGTTTAGcttatcaacaaccttgGCATaggccttgatgatcttcttgatttCACTCGGATGGGTGTCATTTCGCAAGGACCAAGAAGTCACGGCGACAAGACCTCGGGTGTCGAATTCATTTGAGTACAGTAGGTAGCGGACCATTGACATTGAGTCATCGGGCTCATTGAGAATATCTGTAAGGATGAATGTTCTCACTCGGGACACCTTTGGAAGGATGCTTAAGTCAGTCGAGCCATTCTGCTGTGGCGCGGCGAGGGCAAAACATGACTGCAGCCAGAACACTACAGACAGAAAATAGGTAATGAACAGCGCCATACTGATGTCGTGCATAGAGTCCTTGGCCTACGGTAGACAACAGACGTCAGGCtaggtctggtgtttttgtACTTCATGATCAACAGGTTTGTGACTTGGATAGGTATCGACCAACCGACATTTAGCCAAACTTTACCTTGTTAAGATCATCTAGTCATGGTTTGTGCAGTCAATGAAGGAAATCGGAAGCGTCATATCAAGGAATCCCCGCAAACCCCAGGTATTGACCCATGAAGCTAATGCCTTCTTGGGGTGAAGGGCCGCTTTCTGGACTAGCATTCCCCGCACTCCGGAATACCAGTATTTCGGATCTGTTTGTGATTCGCTGGCATTTGAGAGCTTAGAACTCTTCCTTGTTCGTGAACTCGGCGGAGTGCTTATTCCTGCTTCTTTGGGCGACATCGGTGGACAACGACAAATAGCACGGTAACAACATTCGGCAGTCTGTCAAATGGGCTGCCTTAGAACAAGAATGCGTTATATCACTTGCACTCAGGTACTGGGCAGAGGAATTGTTCATATTGACTATCGGGAAAAAAAAGCCTATCGTCCATAGCATAATGAAACTTGACCTTCGGTGTTCCTGCATTAAACCGCAATTGCGAGAGAGGGAACAGTATAACTCGAGGCAGAACTGCAACACTGTTACGTGCTTCAAAGCTTGTCTTCCCCCCAACCTGTGGGCTTAGGTTGATTCTTTTCGTTAAACGTGATACCCTGGCGATGATACACATCCTTTGGCCGCAATTCCGGATCAAGCATATCAACAAATGTCTGGTTAATCGTTCCGATCCTGAAATTAGAGATAGTGACAGATGCGTTGCGAGGGAAATCGTCGAATTCCTTCCCGTCATTCTCCAAATGATGGATCTTATCATACTCTCGCTACCCGGAGGGTCAGTCTCGTCCACAGTATGTATAGCTTGGAGGAGCACACTCACATCTCGGAATATGCTAAAAACAGGCACCATCTTGTACATGTTGCCGCGACCTCGTTGCCACCATGAACCAGCCCTTTTCCACCGCTTTCCCCATTTGAAGTCCGATGCCATCTTTTTACAGAATTGCTTGTTCATGGTATTGAACAGCGCACCATTGGGCCTGTAGTCAGATGGTGCGCTGCGGAAAATGTTTCCATCTTGGATATAGTAGGTGGCCCTAGTTTTCAGGATACAAGCCACTTTTGGTGTCTGCTGTATGAAGAATTGAGTCACAACGCTGAACGGCTTTTTCGAATCGATAGTGTTGGTTGGTCC
This DNA window, taken from Fusarium fujikuroi IMI 58289 draft genome, chromosome FFUJ_chr11, encodes the following:
- a CDS encoding related to cytochrome P450 monooxygenase (lovA); protein product: MDVSKHITSLLAGQSPVVGAVLVAVVALALLMLIVPKDNIPVINKYPNDWFLSKAHMAFITNADGLIKQGFAKFNKPFRMITLLGDRIVLPADHFEWMRRHGPHLDHQPLVSKDFFAGYPGFDGTAAISDPSKLLANVIKKKLVQNPHVSKLHNMVRKDIVAAWPGQSDAWKAVDWAKDGVSFISRMSASVFVGEELSRDETWQQVSTNYGMTVFLAARALRAWPRFLRPIVQWFLPACKSCRAEVQRAREVLQKNLAKRAAEDKEHDDSITWFGEIAGGKSYDPVAAQLGMSMAAVVTTSELLKQTIIEICAHDLATPLREEIEAVVAEHGWTPAALTNMRLLDSVIKETQRLNSAVIVNLDRQVLSPVTLPNGQYLPKGTAISIYMSQLRNPEVYDNPDTFDAYRYVKLRAQGGKWIYASSATSTSEDHFVFGIGKPICPGRFFAIAEIKTAIATILLDYDLRLAEGYTPKLMPFGFELFADPGVQLEVKRRS